The following proteins are co-located in the Paludibaculum fermentans genome:
- a CDS encoding amidohydrolase: protein MTLPASLRPWAACLLFASLASPVLAANSDVILHNGKIVTVDAKFSVQSAIAIRDGHIAMLGSDAAVLAAERGPKTVVTDLHGATVLPGLFDSHVHPLGAGLSEFRGKLPVFDTYDTIRKYIRAKAATTPKGQWIIVPRTFPTRLDELRMPTRELLDEAKEHPVMFDASYVVIVNSLGLKISGITRNTPNPPMGEIVHDRNGEPNGIIKNAQQLLKGLKEDEGFSLDEKRRALEDMLRRYVEAGLTSIGDGAVYAEEIGLYRDLKAAHRLPLRVTMTARYDAGRPLEDLRRDIQALPYKTNDGDDWLRFGAFKVNVDGGMTIGTAFQRQPYGEFGAQLYGKTNPDDRGQLFETAEKLLEIFRVARDKGWTLSAHCQGGGAIDNFLGALDALDKIKPIAPTRSHLIHASFQNPHAIAEMKRLGVLADVQPAWLYFDTPGLQKTMGAEAMKYFFPLRSYINAGIIVAGGSDHMIGHDKNSAVNPYNPFQGMWNAVTRRNIRGEVIHPEQCVTREEALRMYTIWAAYRHFAEKTRGSLETGKLADLVVIDRDYLKCPVDGIRQIEPMQVMIEGRTVYTRPAHK from the coding sequence ATGACACTGCCCGCATCTCTGCGCCCCTGGGCGGCCTGCCTGCTGTTCGCCAGCCTGGCGTCCCCGGTCCTCGCCGCCAACTCTGACGTCATTCTCCACAACGGCAAAATCGTCACCGTCGACGCGAAGTTCTCCGTCCAGAGTGCGATCGCCATCCGCGACGGACACATCGCCATGCTCGGCTCCGACGCCGCCGTCCTTGCCGCTGAGCGTGGCCCCAAAACCGTTGTGACCGACCTTCACGGAGCCACGGTCCTCCCCGGCCTCTTCGACAGCCACGTCCACCCCCTCGGCGCCGGCCTCAGCGAATTCCGCGGCAAGCTGCCCGTCTTCGACACCTACGACACCATTCGCAAGTACATCCGGGCCAAGGCCGCCACCACCCCCAAGGGCCAGTGGATCATCGTCCCCCGCACCTTCCCCACGCGTCTCGACGAACTGCGCATGCCCACGCGCGAACTTCTCGACGAGGCCAAGGAACATCCGGTGATGTTCGACGCCAGCTACGTCGTCATCGTCAATTCCCTGGGCCTCAAGATCAGCGGCATCACCCGCAACACGCCCAACCCGCCCATGGGCGAAATCGTCCACGACCGCAACGGCGAACCCAACGGCATCATCAAGAACGCTCAGCAGCTCTTGAAGGGTCTAAAGGAGGACGAAGGCTTCTCCCTCGACGAGAAGCGCCGCGCTTTGGAAGACATGCTGCGCCGCTACGTCGAGGCCGGCCTCACCTCCATCGGTGACGGCGCGGTATACGCCGAAGAGATCGGGCTCTATCGCGACCTGAAAGCCGCCCACCGCCTACCCTTGCGCGTCACCATGACCGCCCGCTACGACGCCGGCCGCCCCCTCGAAGATCTGCGCAGGGACATCCAGGCGCTCCCCTACAAAACCAACGACGGCGACGACTGGCTTCGTTTCGGAGCCTTCAAGGTCAACGTCGACGGCGGCATGACCATCGGCACCGCCTTCCAGCGCCAGCCCTACGGCGAGTTCGGAGCCCAGCTCTACGGCAAGACCAATCCCGACGACCGCGGCCAGCTCTTCGAAACCGCCGAGAAACTCCTGGAGATCTTCCGCGTCGCCCGCGACAAAGGCTGGACCCTCTCCGCCCACTGCCAGGGCGGCGGAGCCATCGACAACTTCCTTGGGGCGCTCGATGCCCTCGACAAAATCAAACCCATCGCGCCCACCCGTTCGCATCTCATCCACGCAAGCTTCCAGAACCCCCACGCCATCGCCGAGATGAAGCGCCTGGGTGTGCTCGCCGACGTGCAGCCTGCCTGGCTCTACTTCGACACGCCCGGCCTGCAGAAAACCATGGGCGCCGAAGCCATGAAGTACTTCTTCCCCCTGCGCTCCTACATCAACGCGGGCATCATCGTCGCCGGCGGCAGCGACCACATGATCGGCCACGACAAGAACTCCGCCGTGAATCCGTACAATCCCTTCCAGGGCATGTGGAACGCCGTCACGCGCCGCAACATCCGCGGCGAAGTCATTCACCCGGAGCAGTGCGTCACCCGCGAGGAGGCCCTCCGCATGTACACCATCTGGGCCGCCTACCGGCACTTTGCCGAGAAGACCCGAGGGTCGCTCGAAACCGGCAAACTGGCCGACCTCGTTGTCATCGATCGCGACTACCTGAAATGCCCGGTCGACGGAATCCGCCAGATCGAACCCATGCAGGTGATGATTGAAGGCCGGACGGTCTATACCCGCCCGGCCCATAAGTAG
- a CDS encoding MBL fold metallo-hydrolase RNA specificity domain-containing protein — translation MHHLAVSGRRYLLDCGMYQGRRKEARERNAHFPFAPATIDAVLVSHAHIDHTGNLPTLVKGGFTGPIYATPATVDLSKSMLADSAHIQEKDALFVAKRLSRRRKLGQADDLEVIEPLYSVEDAERTLGLFKEVTEHQVTEVGPGLTYTAYDAGHMLGSTALAMELQENGHRVRLAFSGDVGRPNLPIIRDPETMPPVDYLIMESTYGDRLHKDMGSAKDKLADAINRVSERGGKIIAPAFAVGRTQQLVLLLHELMLEHRIPGIPIFVDSPLAVNVTEAFRKHTELFDAETQAFVDNGHDPFGFKLLHYVREVSESKALNDLRGPALILSASGMAEAGRILHHLRNNIEDPRNMVLITGFQAENTLGRKIVDKQPEVAIFGEPVRLRAEVVKLNELSGHADQNELLMWMKPMVKTLKKVFLVHGEPQQAEALAKMIRTFYDLEVEIPQRGQSFDL, via the coding sequence ATGCATCACCTTGCCGTGAGCGGACGGCGCTATCTATTGGACTGCGGCATGTACCAGGGCCGAAGGAAGGAGGCGCGGGAGCGGAACGCGCACTTCCCATTCGCCCCGGCGACCATCGACGCTGTGCTGGTCTCGCACGCGCACATCGACCACACGGGGAATCTGCCCACTTTGGTAAAGGGCGGTTTCACGGGTCCGATTTATGCGACACCGGCCACGGTGGACCTGAGCAAGTCGATGCTGGCCGATTCGGCCCACATCCAGGAAAAGGACGCCCTCTTCGTGGCCAAGCGGCTGTCGCGGCGGCGCAAGCTGGGGCAGGCCGACGACCTGGAAGTGATTGAGCCGCTGTACTCAGTGGAGGATGCGGAGCGGACGCTGGGGTTGTTCAAAGAGGTGACGGAGCACCAGGTGACGGAGGTGGGTCCGGGGCTCACTTATACGGCGTACGACGCGGGGCACATGCTGGGCTCGACCGCGCTGGCGATGGAGCTGCAGGAGAACGGGCACCGCGTGCGGCTGGCGTTCTCAGGGGATGTGGGACGGCCGAACCTGCCGATCATCCGTGATCCGGAGACGATGCCGCCGGTAGATTACTTGATCATGGAGTCCACTTACGGCGACCGACTGCATAAGGACATGGGGTCGGCCAAGGACAAGCTGGCGGATGCGATCAACCGGGTGAGCGAGCGGGGCGGGAAGATCATCGCTCCGGCGTTTGCAGTGGGGCGGACGCAGCAACTGGTGCTGCTGCTGCACGAACTGATGCTGGAGCACCGGATCCCGGGGATCCCGATCTTTGTCGACAGCCCGCTGGCGGTAAACGTGACCGAAGCGTTCCGGAAGCACACCGAGCTGTTCGATGCGGAGACGCAGGCCTTTGTCGACAACGGGCACGATCCGTTTGGATTCAAGCTGCTGCATTACGTACGCGAAGTTTCCGAGTCGAAGGCGCTGAACGATCTGCGCGGGCCGGCGCTGATTCTGTCGGCCTCGGGCATGGCGGAAGCGGGGCGGATTCTGCACCATTTGCGGAACAATATCGAGGATCCGCGCAACATGGTGCTGATTACTGGCTTCCAGGCGGAAAACACGCTGGGCCGCAAGATTGTAGACAAGCAGCCCGAGGTGGCGATCTTCGGTGAGCCGGTGCGGCTGCGGGCCGAAGTGGTGAAGCTGAACGAACTGTCCGGCCACGCCGACCAGAACGAGCTGCTGATGTGGATGAAGCCGATGGTGAAGACGCTGAAGAAGGTCTTCCTGGTCCATGGCGAGCCTCAGCAGGCCGAGGCTTTGGCGAAGATGATCCGAACCTTCTATGACTTGGAAGTAGAGATTCCCCAGCGCGGCCAGTCGTTCGACCTGTAG